A genomic stretch from Capricornis sumatraensis isolate serow.1 chromosome 4, serow.2, whole genome shotgun sequence includes:
- the LOC138079111 gene encoding claudin-22-like, with translation MALVFRAVVQLVGISLSLLGWVLSCLTNYLPQWKNFNLDLNEMENWTMGLWQACVVQEEVGMQCKDFESFLGLPAELRISRVLMFLSNGLGLLGLLVSGFGLDCLTIGETQRDVKKRLLILGGILFWTAGVTALVPVSWVAHVTVQEFWDERIPEIVPRWEFGEALFIGWFAGFSLLLGGCLLNWAACGTQAPLASGHYAVAETQPHRLHLEMKTTHLKL, from the coding sequence ATGGCTTTAGTGTTTAGGGCGGTGGTACAATTAGTTGGAATTTCATTATCCTTGCTGGGATGGGTTTTATCCTGTCTTACAAACTACCTGCCGCAATGGAAGAATTTCAACCTGGacttaaatgaaatggaaaactgGACCATGGGGCTCTGGCAAGCCTGTGTCGTCCAGGAGGAAGTGGGGATGCAGTGCAAGGACTTCGAGTCTTTCCTGGGTTTGCCTGCTGAGCTCAGGATCTCCAGGGTTTTAATGTTCCTCTCGAATGGGCTGGGGCTCCTGGGCCTGCTGGTGTCGGGCTTTGGCCTGGACTGCTTGACGATTGGAGAGACACAGCGGGACGTCAAGAAGCGGCTGTTGATCCTGGGAGGAATTCTGTTCTGGACAGCGGGCGTCACAGCCCTCGTTCCCGTCTCTTGGGTGGCCCACGTGACAGTGCAGGAGTTCTGGGACGAGCGCATCCCCGAGATTGTGCCCAGGTGGGAGTTTGGAGAGGCCCTCTTTATCGGCTGGTTTGCTGGATTTTCTCTCCTGCTAGGAGGGTGTCTGCTGAACTGGGCTGCCTGCGGGACCCAGGCTCCCCTGGCTTCCGGCCACTACGCAGTGGCAGAAACGCAGCCTCACCGTCTACATCTGGAGATGAAAACCACTCACCTGAAACTCTAA